From Calothrix sp. PCC 6303, a single genomic window includes:
- a CDS encoding DUF5908 family protein: protein MSIVPLEIRELVIRASINDGEQGQNTNQGRSESGTNVNNQADIIAACVEQVLAILKEQSER from the coding sequence ATGTCTATTGTGCCATTAGAAATTAGAGAGTTGGTGATTAGAGCCTCTATCAATGATGGAGAGCAGGGACAAAACACTAATCAAGGAAGATCAGAAAGTGGTACTAATGTCAATAACCAAGCTGATATTATCGCCGCCTGCGTAGAACAGGTACTGGCTATTCTCAAGGAACAATCGGAGCGCTAA